From a region of the Stenotrophomonas sp. BIO128-Bstrain genome:
- a CDS encoding type II toxin-antitoxin system RatA family toxin — protein MPTIRRSALVEHSAARMFDLVNDIDAYPRRFRWCSASQILESGPDRLIARLDLGFGSFSTWFMTENTLQRPHSIDMQLKDGPFKRLHGRWEFHALAEDACKVTLTLEFEPTSRLLGPALALGFQGLADRMVNDFVRVADAQD, from the coding sequence ATGCCAACTATCCGCCGTAGTGCCCTGGTCGAACATTCGGCTGCCCGCATGTTCGACCTGGTCAATGATATTGACGCCTATCCGCGCCGCTTCCGCTGGTGCTCGGCCTCGCAGATCCTGGAGTCCGGCCCGGACCGCCTGATCGCGCGCCTGGATCTGGGCTTCGGTTCGTTCTCCACCTGGTTCATGACCGAGAACACGCTGCAACGCCCGCACAGCATCGATATGCAGCTCAAGGACGGGCCGTTCAAGCGCCTGCACGGTCGCTGGGAATTCCACGCGCTGGCCGAAGATGCCTGCAAGGTCACGCTGACGCTGGAGTTCGAGCCGACCTCACGTCTGCTCGGTCCGGCTCTCGCGCTGGGCTTCCAGGGCCTGGCCGACCGGATGGTCAATGATTTCGTCCGCGTCGCCGACGCCCAGGACTGA
- the smpB gene encoding SsrA-binding protein SmpB — MSKNSGKDKAKGATANKTIALNKRARHEYHIEDRFEAGLALQGWEVKSIRAGRGNIIDAYAYVRDGEIYLIGAQITPLIQASTHVVANDRRDRKLLLHRNEIDKLIGKVQRDGYTIVPTAMYWSKNKIKLEIALAKGKQTHDKRDAEKDRDWAREKSRTMRRHNRDA; from the coding sequence ATGAGCAAGAACAGCGGCAAGGATAAAGCAAAGGGCGCGACGGCCAACAAAACCATCGCACTCAACAAGCGTGCCCGGCACGAGTACCACATCGAAGATCGCTTCGAAGCCGGCCTGGCCCTGCAGGGCTGGGAGGTCAAGTCGATCCGCGCCGGGCGCGGCAACATCATCGATGCTTACGCCTACGTGCGTGATGGCGAGATCTATCTGATCGGTGCGCAGATCACCCCGTTGATCCAGGCCTCCACCCACGTGGTGGCCAACGACCGCCGGGACCGCAAGCTGCTCCTGCATCGCAACGAGATCGACAAGCTGATCGGCAAGGTGCAGCGCGACGGCTACACGATCGTGCCCACCGCGATGTACTGGAGCAAGAACAAGATCAAGCTCGAGATCGCGCTGGCCAAGGGCAAGCAGACCCACGACAAGCGCGATGCGGAGAAGGACCGCGACTGGGCGCGCGAGAAGTCGCGCACCATGCGCCGGCACAACCGCGACGCGTGA
- a CDS encoding GNAT family N-acetyltransferase: MTRTVAAPGIQPASAEDTRAVFAGLLAFNQAASGDALDDQPVNRVIHDATGRVVAGIAADVCGGWLMVHALWVDASQRGQGLGQALLADAEQQARTLGAHAVTLDTFSWQAEGFYLKQGYEVFGRLQDFPPGHHRLYLRKPL; encoded by the coding sequence ATGACGCGCACGGTGGCCGCACCGGGGATCCAGCCGGCCAGCGCCGAGGACACCCGCGCGGTGTTCGCCGGCCTGTTGGCTTTCAACCAGGCCGCCAGTGGCGATGCGTTGGACGATCAGCCGGTCAACCGGGTGATCCACGATGCTACCGGCCGGGTGGTGGCCGGGATCGCCGCCGACGTCTGCGGTGGCTGGCTGATGGTGCATGCGTTGTGGGTGGACGCCAGCCAGCGTGGCCAGGGGCTGGGCCAGGCGCTGCTGGCCGATGCCGAGCAGCAGGCCCGCACGCTCGGCGCACACGCGGTGACGCTGGACACCTTCTCCTGGCAGGCCGAGGGCTTCTACCTCAAGCAGGGCTATGAGGTGTTCGGCCGGCTGCAGGACTTCCCGCCCGGGCACCATCGCCTGTACCTGCGCAAGCCGCTGTAA
- a CDS encoding TetR/AcrR family transcriptional regulator, whose translation MRPSNRTNILDAAVRVIERDGITALTFEAVATESGIARGGLLYHFPSRDALLQGIHQHLAGVWEASLIEVAGKPAEAADATERYQAYALTCVQTATRAELQLMFDAAATDENVQPWATVAERWSPPTPQDLSDPAALDLFIAKLAADGMWVFEALSRSRLPPEVGQAIADRLAQMIAAASNTA comes from the coding sequence ATGCGCCCGAGCAACCGAACCAACATCCTTGATGCCGCCGTCCGCGTGATCGAACGCGACGGCATCACCGCGCTCACCTTCGAGGCGGTCGCCACCGAATCCGGCATCGCCAGGGGAGGGCTGCTGTACCACTTCCCCTCGCGCGACGCGCTGCTCCAGGGCATCCATCAGCACCTGGCCGGCGTGTGGGAGGCGAGCTTGATCGAGGTGGCCGGCAAGCCGGCCGAGGCCGCCGATGCCACCGAGCGCTACCAGGCCTACGCACTGACCTGTGTGCAGACCGCTACGCGCGCCGAACTGCAGCTGATGTTTGATGCGGCGGCGACGGATGAGAACGTGCAGCCCTGGGCGACCGTGGCCGAGCGCTGGTCGCCGCCGACCCCGCAGGACCTGAGCGACCCGGCCGCGCTGGACCTGTTCATCGCCAAGCTCGCCGCCGACGGCATGTGGGTGTTCGAAGCGCTGTCGCGCTCGCGCCTGCCGCCGGAGGTGGGGCAGGCCATCGCCGACCGGCTGGCGCAGATGATTGCCGCCGCTTCAAACACAGCGTGA
- a CDS encoding MFS transporter, with the protein MTPTKTQRWSLLLTVAAGLLLITLDNSVLYTALPTLTAELGATSLQGLWIINAYPLVMAGLLLGAGTLGDRLGHRRMFLIGLVIFGIASLLAAFAADANLLIGARALLAVGAAAMMPATLALISLTFADERERNLAIAVWGCISIIGSAIGPIVGGVLLAHFWWGSVFLINVPIVLLAMVGAVLFAPHGTPDASKPWDLISSLLSLVALSGLVVAIKEIAHAPPNGPLAAGAALVFVVGLVLFLRRQRRLPYPMLDVAIFRNAPFLAGVLSAAFAMFAIAGLQLLTTQRFQLVADYTPLQAGLLVSVVALGCLPSAIFGGAFLHRVGLLPLITGGLGVGTAGVLLVAVTFGSDLGWTITGLLLTGLGMGATISVASTAIIGNVPPHRAGMASSVEEVSYEFGSLFAVSLLGSLIAALYSATVSLPDGVDAAAGESIQQAFALAAQPGSDAGWLGAAASAYDASYVWVLYVIAAVLLVGTVVTGILLRRHGPGSATTVSHAH; encoded by the coding sequence ATGACCCCCACCAAGACCCAGCGCTGGAGCCTGTTGCTCACCGTGGCCGCCGGCCTGCTGCTGATCACGCTCGACAACTCGGTCCTGTACACCGCCTTGCCCACCCTGACCGCCGAACTCGGCGCCACGTCGCTGCAGGGGCTGTGGATCATCAATGCCTATCCGCTGGTCATGGCCGGCCTGCTGCTCGGCGCGGGCACCCTCGGCGACCGGCTGGGGCACCGCCGTATGTTCCTGATCGGCCTGGTGATCTTCGGCATCGCCTCGCTGCTGGCTGCGTTCGCGGCGGACGCCAACCTGCTCATCGGCGCCCGCGCGCTGCTCGCGGTGGGTGCCGCGGCAATGATGCCGGCCACGCTGGCGCTGATCAGCCTGACCTTCGCGGATGAGCGCGAGCGCAATCTGGCGATCGCGGTCTGGGGCTGCATTTCCATCATTGGCAGCGCGATCGGCCCGATCGTCGGCGGCGTGCTGCTGGCCCATTTCTGGTGGGGTTCGGTGTTCCTGATCAACGTGCCGATCGTGCTGCTGGCGATGGTTGGCGCCGTGCTGTTCGCGCCGCACGGCACGCCCGATGCGAGCAAGCCGTGGGACCTGATTTCCTCGCTGTTGAGTCTGGTCGCGTTGTCCGGCCTGGTGGTGGCGATCAAGGAAATCGCGCATGCGCCGCCGAACGGGCCACTGGCCGCGGGCGCGGCGCTGGTCTTCGTCGTGGGTCTGGTGCTGTTCCTGCGTCGCCAGCGTCGCCTGCCGTATCCCATGCTTGATGTGGCGATCTTCCGCAATGCGCCGTTCCTGGCCGGTGTGCTCTCGGCGGCCTTCGCGATGTTTGCCATCGCCGGCCTGCAGCTGCTGACCACCCAGCGCTTCCAGCTGGTCGCCGATTACACGCCGCTGCAGGCCGGTTTGCTGGTGTCGGTGGTCGCGCTCGGCTGCCTGCCCAGCGCGATCTTCGGCGGCGCGTTCCTGCACCGCGTCGGGCTGTTGCCGCTGATCACCGGTGGGCTCGGCGTGGGTACCGCCGGCGTGCTGCTGGTGGCGGTGACCTTTGGTAGCGACCTGGGCTGGACCATTACCGGGTTGCTGCTCACCGGGCTGGGCATGGGCGCGACCATTTCGGTCGCTTCCACGGCCATCATCGGCAACGTGCCGCCGCACCGCGCCGGCATGGCGTCCTCGGTGGAGGAGGTGTCCTACGAGTTCGGCAGCCTGTTCGCGGTCTCGCTGCTGGGCAGCCTGATTGCCGCGCTGTACTCGGCAACCGTGTCGCTTCCGGACGGCGTGGACGCCGCTGCGGGTGAGAGCATCCAGCAGGCGTTCGCTCTGGCCGCGCAGCCCGGTTCCGATGCAGGGTGGCTCGGTGCTGCCGCCAGCGCCTACGACGCCAGCTATGTTTGGGTACTGTATGTGATCGCCGCCGTGCTCCTGGTCGGCACCGTCGTCACCGGCATTCTGCTGCGCCGTCACGGCCCCGGCAGCGCCACCACTGTCTCCCACGCCCACTGA
- a CDS encoding g-type lysozyme inhibitor, whose protein sequence is MTPLRSLRLTALLALTPMLATAADKVTTTPVHFTKGASSATLRGTLSGYDTVRYTIAARAGQTMAVTIDGSPNANFNVFAPGVTPGQGEALGSNDETRRWSGTLPSTGTYVVQVYQMRAQARRGEKAPHSLTVAIR, encoded by the coding sequence ATGACGCCGCTCCGCTCGCTGCGGTTGACCGCCCTGCTCGCCCTGACGCCGATGCTGGCCACCGCGGCGGACAAGGTCACCACCACCCCCGTGCACTTCACCAAGGGCGCCAGCAGCGCCACTCTGCGTGGGACGTTGTCCGGTTATGACACCGTCCGCTACACGATCGCCGCGCGTGCCGGCCAGACCATGGCGGTCACGATCGACGGCAGCCCCAATGCCAATTTCAATGTATTCGCGCCCGGCGTAACGCCCGGCCAGGGCGAGGCCCTGGGCAGCAACGACGAGACCCGGCGCTGGAGCGGCACCCTGCCGTCCACCGGCACCTATGTGGTGCAGGTCTACCAGATGCGTGCGCAGGCGCGCCGGGGTGAGAAGGCACCGCACAGCTTGACCGTCGCAATCCGCTGA
- a CDS encoding endonuclease/exonuclease/phosphatase family protein, producing the protein MLFRFHRPALLALMMFAAPLGSAWAQAPDALKVMSFNVRTPADTDPGKRWEDRRDAMVTLIREQKPEVIGTQELVRKQGEYLVAHLPGYTLFGRDRRGGNADEHMGVLYDSARLKVLESGDFWLSDTPDVPGSITWGNLFPRMVTWALFQRQADGQRFYLFNTHLPYRDEDEPRRVLGAKLIVSRLATLPKDIPVVVTGDFNSEPGSDTYKAFTAALGDARELAGKVEGPRLTFHDFTGKPTVELDWILVRGFSVDRFSTLDQKPGGVLPSDHYPVQAELRFPASPPTGR; encoded by the coding sequence ATGCTGTTTCGTTTCCACCGGCCCGCGCTGCTGGCCCTGATGATGTTTGCCGCCCCGCTGGGCAGCGCCTGGGCGCAGGCACCGGACGCGTTGAAAGTCATGTCGTTCAACGTGCGCACGCCGGCCGATACCGACCCCGGCAAGCGCTGGGAAGACCGCCGCGATGCGATGGTCACGCTGATCCGCGAACAGAAACCCGAGGTGATCGGCACCCAGGAGCTGGTGCGGAAACAGGGCGAGTACCTGGTCGCGCACCTGCCCGGCTACACCCTGTTCGGCAGGGACCGCCGCGGCGGCAATGCCGACGAACACATGGGCGTGCTGTACGACAGCGCGCGCCTGAAGGTGCTCGAATCAGGCGACTTCTGGCTCTCCGATACACCGGATGTGCCGGGCAGCATCACCTGGGGCAACCTGTTCCCGCGCATGGTGACCTGGGCGCTGTTCCAGCGTCAGGCCGATGGCCAACGCTTCTATCTGTTCAACACCCACCTGCCCTATCGCGATGAAGATGAGCCGCGCCGCGTGCTCGGTGCGAAGCTGATCGTCTCGCGGCTGGCAACGCTGCCCAAGGACATCCCGGTCGTGGTCACCGGCGATTTCAACAGTGAGCCCGGCAGCGACACCTACAAGGCCTTCACTGCCGCATTGGGCGATGCCCGCGAACTCGCCGGCAAGGTCGAAGGCCCGCGCCTGACCTTCCACGATTTCACCGGCAAACCGACGGTGGAACTGGACTGGATCCTGGTACGCGGTTTCAGCGTGGACCGTTTCAGCACGCTGGACCAGAAACCCGGTGGCGTGCTGCCTTCGGACCACTACCCGGTCCAGGCCGAGCTGCGGTTCCCCGCGTCGCCGCCGACGGGCCGGTAA
- a CDS encoding membrane protein: MGSGAGLSRGVIALLVAAIIVVAIGFARLTEGLFEIGLIATGVFIAIGARICQAREQHQALYQLLQQIDERQP, translated from the coding sequence ATGGGATCCGGCGCGGGGCTTTCGCGCGGTGTCATCGCGCTGCTGGTCGCCGCGATCATCGTGGTCGCCATCGGATTCGCCCGTTTGACCGAAGGCCTGTTCGAGATCGGCCTGATCGCCACCGGTGTGTTCATCGCCATCGGCGCGCGGATCTGCCAGGCACGCGAGCAGCATCAGGCGCTGTACCAGCTGCTGCAGCAGATCGATGAGCGGCAGCCGTGA